The following are from one region of the Hymenobacter radiodurans genome:
- a CDS encoding DUF4394 domain-containing protein produces MLKPSSLATWGAAVLLLSSLTSCEDILEQYFPKPTPTPPTIPTFPPLGQDIAFYALAGGTRLDGYSTANAATRTSSVALTGLGSGETLLAIDFRPATGQLYGVSSASRLYVINQNTGAARAIGAEAFSPAVAGNLVGFDFNPTVDRIRLVTSAGQNLRINPETGTVAATDGAINGAVGATLTGVAYTSNTSGAATTALYAINTQNQQLYLVNPPNEGSLVPVGNLNLPVSGNGGFDIDAKTGTALGLYPVNGRPTLFAVNLATGAAQPLAQYAATLDYAGIAIPTQPVAYSAYSTQARVNEYFSYFFIFDPTNPRASYVQKTITGLPNASDFIYGLDFRPATGQLYALVGSQIRDFSGFYRTDNARLYSINPATAVATLVTPLSASLENNSTFGFDFNPVADRLRIVSSNGQNLRVNPVDGVVEEDRRLNPGFPSITAAAYSNNVAGATTTNLYVIGRDKLFLQTPPNEGRLVEVGDLGLDSEVRDGFDIGSTSNKGYAILSTPGFTRLYTIDLERGRATQVSSSTISDFAGAMSGFTIGLGF; encoded by the coding sequence ATGCTAAAACCTTCTTCTCTTGCCACCTGGGGCGCGGCTGTTCTCCTGTTGTCCTCGCTCACGAGTTGCGAAGACATTCTGGAGCAGTATTTCCCCAAACCCACTCCGACGCCGCCGACCATCCCCACCTTTCCCCCGCTAGGCCAAGATATTGCGTTTTATGCCTTAGCGGGCGGCACCCGGCTGGATGGCTACTCCACGGCCAATGCCGCTACCCGCACCAGTTCCGTGGCCCTCACTGGCCTCGGTAGCGGCGAAACGCTCTTAGCCATTGACTTCCGGCCCGCCACGGGTCAACTCTACGGGGTGAGCAGTGCGAGCCGGCTCTACGTGATCAACCAGAACACGGGCGCCGCGCGGGCCATCGGTGCCGAGGCTTTCAGCCCGGCTGTGGCGGGCAACCTCGTAGGCTTCGACTTTAACCCCACCGTCGACCGCATCCGCCTCGTGACCAGCGCAGGCCAGAACCTACGGATTAACCCCGAGACCGGTACCGTGGCCGCGACCGATGGCGCTATTAATGGCGCGGTGGGCGCTACGCTGACCGGCGTCGCGTACACTAGCAACACATCCGGCGCCGCGACGACTGCGCTCTACGCCATTAACACCCAGAACCAGCAGCTGTACCTGGTTAACCCACCTAACGAGGGCTCGCTCGTACCCGTGGGCAATCTGAACCTGCCCGTGAGCGGGAACGGCGGCTTTGACATTGATGCGAAGACGGGTACGGCGTTGGGCTTATACCCAGTCAACGGGCGGCCCACGCTTTTCGCCGTCAACCTGGCCACGGGCGCCGCCCAGCCCCTAGCCCAGTATGCGGCTACCCTGGACTACGCCGGTATCGCCATTCCGACGCAGCCCGTGGCCTATAGTGCGTATTCAACCCAGGCGCGAGTCAATGAATACTTTAGCTATTTCTTCATCTTCGACCCGACCAACCCACGGGCCAGCTATGTGCAAAAGACGATCACGGGCCTGCCTAACGCCTCCGACTTCATTTATGGCTTGGATTTCCGGCCGGCCACGGGGCAATTGTATGCCTTGGTGGGGAGTCAGATCCGGGACTTTTCCGGCTTTTACCGCACGGACAATGCCCGCCTCTACTCGATCAATCCTGCTACCGCCGTGGCGACCCTAGTCACGCCCCTGAGTGCCTCCCTGGAGAATAATTCTACCTTCGGCTTCGACTTCAATCCCGTCGCCGATCGCCTGCGCATTGTGAGTAGCAACGGCCAAAATCTGCGGGTGAATCCGGTAGACGGGGTGGTGGAGGAGGATCGTCGCCTTAATCCGGGCTTCCCCAGCATCACGGCCGCCGCCTACAGCAATAATGTGGCGGGTGCCACCACGACCAACCTATATGTGATCGGCCGCGACAAGCTCTTTTTGCAGACTCCCCCCAACGAAGGCCGCCTCGTCGAGGTCGGCGATCTGGGCCTTGACTCCGAAGTGCGTGACGGCTTCGATATCGGCAGCACCAGCAACAAGGGCTACGCTATTCTGTCTACCCCTGGCTTTACGCGGCTGTACACAATTGACTTAGAGAGAGGCAGGGCCACGCAAGTTTCTTCTAGTACGATTTCGGACTTTGCGGGTGCCATGAGTGGATTCACAATTGGCTTAGGTTTCTAA
- a CDS encoding aldo/keto reductase, which yields MEKNNGKQWEHNNTDSVRRRDFLKTATVLGIGAIAAGPVSSYASASLESEKRKAIGTILTKKRVLGAKKNPLKVSAIQLGCMGMHTGRGIHPDHKSMVKLIREAAERGCDFFDTAEVYGPYINEELVGEALAPIRNQVAISTKFGFDIEGTKGLNSRPEHIRKVVEQSLKRLRTDRIGLLYQHRVDPTVPIEDVAGAVKDLIKAGKVLHFGLSEAKAETIRKAHAVCPVTAVQSEYSLMTRLPEDFIFSTLQELEIGFVAYSPLCRGLLGGNLTEYSDLKTNDIRGAWPRFQPEAIKSNIRLVEALNEFGKTRGMTSSQLCIAWMLSKYPFIVPLPGTTKLSHLEEDLRAADFVLTAAEIEEIESRIEKIGVVGDRYDALQQSRVEY from the coding sequence ATGGAGAAGAATAATGGTAAGCAGTGGGAGCATAATAACACAGATTCTGTACGGCGAAGAGACTTTTTAAAAACAGCAACGGTGCTGGGTATAGGGGCGATAGCTGCCGGACCGGTTAGTAGTTATGCCAGTGCTTCCCTGGAAAGCGAAAAGAGAAAAGCCATCGGTACCATTTTAACTAAAAAGCGGGTTTTAGGCGCAAAGAAGAATCCGCTTAAAGTGTCGGCCATTCAATTGGGCTGTATGGGTATGCATACTGGTCGTGGTATCCATCCGGATCATAAGAGCATGGTCAAGCTAATCAGGGAGGCGGCCGAACGGGGCTGCGACTTTTTCGATACCGCTGAAGTTTATGGGCCCTATATAAACGAAGAATTGGTTGGCGAGGCCCTGGCGCCCATCCGCAACCAAGTTGCCATCTCCACTAAGTTTGGGTTTGATATTGAGGGTACAAAGGGCTTAAACAGTCGGCCAGAGCATATTCGCAAGGTTGTAGAGCAATCACTCAAGCGCCTCAGAACGGACCGCATTGGCCTCCTCTATCAGCACAGGGTGGATCCCACCGTACCAATCGAAGATGTTGCCGGTGCCGTAAAGGATCTTATTAAAGCTGGTAAGGTTCTGCACTTTGGGCTGAGTGAAGCAAAAGCGGAAACCATCAGAAAGGCACATGCCGTCTGCCCTGTTACGGCAGTGCAAAGTGAGTATTCCTTGATGACCCGGCTGCCCGAAGATTTCATCTTTTCCACTTTACAGGAACTGGAGATAGGGTTTGTGGCCTATAGTCCGCTTTGCCGCGGTTTATTGGGCGGAAACCTGACCGAATATTCCGACTTGAAAACCAATGACATTCGGGGTGCATGGCCGCGCTTTCAACCGGAGGCAATAAAATCAAACATTCGGCTTGTCGAGGCGCTCAATGAGTTTGGTAAGACAAGAGGCATGACTTCCTCTCAACTATGCATCGCGTGGATGCTATCAAAGTATCCTTTTATTGTCCCCTTGCCTGGCACAACCAAGCTCTCGCATCTGGAGGAGGATTTACGCGCTGCTGACTTCGTCCTAACCGCAGCCGAGATCGAGGAGATTGAAAGCAGAATTGAGAAAATAGGGGTTGTTGGCGACCGCTATGACGCGTTGCAACAGTCGCGGGTAGAATATTAA
- a CDS encoding aldo/keto reductase, with protein MQQRTLGTNGLQVSALGLGCMGMSFGYGQAPNQQEMIQLIRAAVEQGVTFFDTAEVYGPWVNEELVGEALQPVRDQVVIATKFGFDIDQVTGQNRGGLNSQPAHIRQVVENSLKRLRTDRIDLLYQHRVDPNVPMEDVAGAVKDLIQEGKVRHFGLSEAGMEAIRRAHAVQPVAALQSEYSLWWREPEQEILPTLEELGIGFVPFSPLGKGFLTGKIDEHTEFDKTDFRNTVPRFSTEARQANQALVDLLVRVAQEKQVIPAQIALAWLLAQKPWIVPIPGTTKRHRLEENLGAVELELTTDDLEEIEQAAARIPVQGARYAEAQQKMINR; from the coding sequence ATGCAACAACGCACATTAGGCACTAACGGATTGCAGGTATCGGCTCTCGGCCTCGGCTGCATGGGCATGAGCTTTGGCTACGGCCAGGCCCCCAACCAGCAAGAAATGATTCAGCTGATTCGGGCCGCCGTGGAGCAGGGCGTGACCTTTTTCGACACAGCGGAGGTGTATGGCCCCTGGGTTAACGAAGAGCTAGTAGGCGAAGCCCTGCAGCCCGTACGGGACCAAGTGGTCATCGCCACCAAGTTCGGCTTTGATATTGACCAAGTCACCGGCCAGAACCGTGGGGGCCTCAACAGCCAGCCTGCCCACATCCGGCAAGTAGTGGAAAATTCACTTAAGCGCCTGCGTACCGACCGCATCGACCTGCTCTACCAACACCGCGTCGACCCGAATGTGCCCATGGAGGACGTGGCCGGGGCAGTCAAAGACTTGATTCAGGAAGGCAAGGTGCGGCACTTTGGCTTGAGCGAGGCCGGCATGGAGGCCATCCGGCGCGCCCACGCCGTGCAGCCGGTGGCGGCCCTGCAGAGCGAGTATTCGCTGTGGTGGCGCGAGCCGGAACAGGAAATCCTGCCTACGCTGGAAGAGCTAGGCATTGGCTTCGTGCCCTTCAGTCCGCTGGGCAAGGGTTTTCTGACGGGTAAGATTGATGAACATACGGAGTTTGATAAGACGGACTTCCGCAACACGGTGCCGCGCTTCTCGACCGAAGCCCGACAGGCCAACCAGGCCCTAGTGGACCTGCTGGTCCGCGTGGCCCAGGAGAAGCAGGTGATACCGGCCCAGATTGCGCTGGCTTGGCTCTTGGCGCAAAAGCCCTGGATTGTGCCCATCCCCGGCACCACCAAGCGGCACCGCCTCGAAGAAAACCTCGGGGCCGTCGAGCTGGAGCTGACGACCGACGACCTAGAGGAAATCGAGCAGGCCGCTGCGCGCATCCCCGTGCAGGGTGCCCGTTACGCCGAGGCCCAACAGAAAATGATAAACCGCTAA
- a CDS encoding sugar O-acetyltransferase: protein MHTSDKDIFERLRQGETISPNDSQSGRLREASFATMELVQRMNNSSNPDEIRSLLSQITESEIDASTAVFPPLYINYGKNTKIGKKVFINFGCTFLDLGGITIEDNVQLAPGVKLLSESHPLSSRDRQSLVPKPIHIKRNVWIGAAATILPGVTIGENAIVAAGAVVSRDVPANTIVGGIPAKILKPIE, encoded by the coding sequence ATGCACACTTCCGATAAAGATATTTTTGAACGACTGAGGCAAGGGGAAACAATCAGCCCGAATGATTCGCAGAGTGGCCGATTGCGTGAAGCATCCTTTGCTACGATGGAATTGGTTCAAAGAATGAATAATTCCAGCAACCCGGATGAGATTAGAAGTCTTTTAAGCCAGATCACTGAAAGTGAAATCGATGCATCAACGGCTGTATTTCCACCCTTATACATCAATTACGGTAAGAACACCAAAATCGGGAAGAAGGTATTCATCAACTTTGGCTGCACCTTTTTAGACTTGGGGGGCATTACCATTGAGGATAATGTGCAATTGGCGCCCGGTGTGAAACTGCTTTCGGAAAGCCACCCGCTATCCTCCAGAGACAGGCAGTCGCTCGTTCCAAAACCCATTCACATCAAGCGAAACGTTTGGATAGGCGCGGCCGCCACCATCTTACCTGGGGTCACCATAGGAGAAAACGCCATCGTGGCGGCGGGGGCAGTCGTTTCAAGGGATGTTCCGGCCAACACTATAGTAGGCGGCATACCCGCCAAAATACTGAAGCCTATAGAATAG
- a CDS encoding helix-turn-helix domain-containing protein, translating into MFNDQLLECERGQFLFWFAESRLSGLQLSKSFKATVLLVEKDFLNTNMPDQGWSINALLHSRVYPVKTLHGKNDRQKILSNFKWLRDRAAETDHRFYHEALNLQMQLFILDMWHIFANEYERRKHTLQTGTLYERFMQLAQEHCLTEREVQFYSDQLNITSKYLSQICKKASGVTASEWIQRFARERIILLLQNRNLNISEIANEMEFSSRSFFTRYVKKLLGATPSEYRSRLG; encoded by the coding sequence ATGTTCAACGATCAGCTGCTGGAATGCGAGCGGGGGCAATTTTTGTTTTGGTTTGCCGAAAGCAGACTTTCAGGTTTGCAGCTTTCGAAAAGCTTTAAGGCAACCGTATTGCTGGTGGAAAAAGATTTTTTGAACACCAATATGCCTGACCAGGGTTGGAGTATTAATGCCCTCTTGCATTCTAGGGTTTATCCGGTCAAAACACTGCACGGCAAAAATGACAGGCAAAAAATCCTTTCGAACTTCAAGTGGCTGCGTGACCGTGCGGCGGAAACTGATCATCGCTTTTACCACGAAGCCCTGAACTTGCAGATGCAGCTGTTTATTCTCGACATGTGGCACATCTTCGCCAACGAGTATGAAAGACGGAAGCACACCCTGCAAACCGGAACCTTATATGAGCGATTCATGCAGTTGGCACAGGAGCATTGCTTGACTGAGCGGGAAGTGCAGTTTTACAGCGATCAGTTGAACATCACTTCCAAATACCTCAGCCAGATTTGCAAAAAGGCATCTGGTGTCACCGCCTCTGAATGGATTCAACGCTTCGCTAGGGAGCGCATCATTCTTCTCTTGCAAAACAGAAACCTGAATATTTCTGAGATTGCCAATGAGATGGAATTTAGCAGCCGTTCGTTTTTTACCCGCTATGTGAAAAAGTTGTTGGGTGCTACACCAAGTGAGTACCGAAGCCGATTGGGCTAG
- a CDS encoding NAD(P)-dependent alcohol dehydrogenase: MTTVGKKVTKFKVGDRAGVGCMVDSCLQCESCKHGEEQFCDNGATVFTYGYPDKTSPSGISQGGYSNNIVVRDHFAVHIPDHISLEQASPLLCAGITTYSPLMNAGFKPGDKIGVAGIGGLGHLAVKLAVAKGAEVYAFTTSPDKVKDVRGFGAKEVVVVDDVAKLKPYKGKFDYLISTIPAQFDVAAYASVLKRGGFFTQVGMPVGFNLTLSTIGLANTHVNFNASLIGGMPETQEVVDYCADNKVYPQIQIINAKQINDAWTKVLNKKARYRYVIDAATI, encoded by the coding sequence GTGACAACCGTGGGCAAGAAGGTAACGAAGTTTAAAGTGGGCGACCGAGCTGGTGTTGGCTGCATGGTAGACAGTTGCCTGCAATGCGAAAGCTGCAAGCATGGGGAGGAGCAGTTTTGCGACAATGGTGCTACCGTCTTCACCTATGGCTATCCTGATAAAACGTCGCCTTCCGGTATCTCACAAGGCGGCTATTCCAACAACATTGTTGTGCGGGATCATTTTGCCGTTCATATCCCCGACCATATTTCCCTGGAGCAGGCGTCTCCCTTGTTGTGTGCCGGGATCACGACCTACTCCCCGTTGATGAATGCAGGTTTTAAACCTGGCGACAAGATTGGGGTGGCGGGTATTGGCGGGCTGGGCCATTTAGCGGTGAAACTGGCAGTGGCGAAAGGTGCGGAGGTGTATGCCTTCACGACATCGCCTGATAAAGTGAAGGATGTTCGTGGGTTTGGTGCCAAGGAAGTGGTAGTGGTAGATGACGTGGCTAAGCTGAAGCCTTATAAAGGAAAGTTCGACTACCTGATCTCTACAATCCCGGCGCAATTTGATGTGGCTGCCTATGCCTCGGTGCTGAAACGGGGGGGCTTTTTTACCCAAGTAGGTATGCCAGTTGGCTTCAATCTAACGCTGAGCACTATCGGGTTGGCCAATACACATGTCAATTTCAACGCTTCCTTGATAGGGGGCATGCCTGAAACCCAAGAGGTGGTAGACTATTGCGCAGACAACAAGGTCTATCCGCAGATACAAATCATAAATGCCAAGCAAATCAATGATGCCTGGACGAAGGTGCTCAATAAAAAAGCCCGTTACCGGTATGTGATTGATGCGGCAACTATCTAA
- a CDS encoding SDR family oxidoreductase, translating to MESNIKGKVVVITGASSGMGEAAAKHLSALGATVVLGARRADRIKMLAQEIQDNGGQALAFAVDVTQRDQVKGLVDAAVAQFGRVDVILNNAGIMPLSPIDRLNVEEWDTMIDVNIKGVLNGIAAVLPYMKDQKSGQIINTSSVAGHKVFTGSAVYSATKYAVRALTEGLRMEVKPYNIRTTIVCPGAVKTELLEHITEADIQQANKEYVGAVGISPDSFARVVAFAISQPEDVDINEVIFRPTSQEL from the coding sequence ATGGAAAGTAACATTAAAGGTAAAGTTGTAGTAATTACAGGAGCAAGCAGTGGTATGGGCGAAGCGGCGGCGAAGCACTTGTCAGCCCTTGGGGCAACAGTTGTGCTAGGCGCAAGAAGAGCTGACAGGATTAAAATGCTGGCACAGGAGATACAGGACAATGGTGGACAAGCGCTTGCCTTCGCGGTGGATGTCACGCAGCGGGATCAGGTAAAAGGCCTGGTAGATGCGGCCGTTGCGCAATTCGGGCGGGTAGATGTTATCCTAAATAATGCGGGTATCATGCCCTTGTCGCCCATAGACCGTCTAAATGTGGAGGAGTGGGATACTATGATAGATGTAAATATCAAAGGAGTGCTTAATGGTATTGCCGCCGTTCTCCCCTACATGAAAGACCAAAAGTCTGGTCAGATCATCAATACTTCTTCTGTAGCGGGCCACAAAGTGTTTACTGGCTCTGCCGTTTATTCTGCTACTAAATATGCGGTCCGTGCCTTAACAGAAGGCTTACGGATGGAGGTGAAGCCCTATAATATCCGGACAACCATCGTTTGCCCCGGCGCTGTAAAAACAGAGCTGCTAGAACATATCACGGAGGCCGACATCCAGCAAGCAAACAAAGAGTATGTGGGAGCAGTAGGAATTAGCCCGGACAGTTTTGCTCGGGTGGTTGCTTTTGCCATCAGCCAGCCAGAGGATGTAGATATTAACGAGGTCATCTTTCGTCCAACATCCCAGGAACTTTAA
- a CDS encoding cupin domain-containing protein, whose protein sequence is MKQHSAIKATVAALGVVLFLSHCQQQQTGTTSPEERPAIFPKGELGPAENFTGQAWNTGLVPNDSVFNTVVGNVYFEPGARSNWHRHPAGQILVITDGEGYHQLKGQPRQTLKKGDVVKCPPNVTHWHGASPAKGMQQLYIIPNTEKGIVEWLEPVTDEEYHKSK, encoded by the coding sequence ATGAAGCAGCATAGCGCGATCAAAGCAACAGTGGCAGCCCTGGGAGTGGTGCTGTTCTTAAGTCATTGTCAACAGCAACAAACGGGGACTACCTCACCGGAAGAGCGGCCGGCCATCTTCCCCAAAGGGGAACTGGGACCGGCGGAAAACTTTACGGGCCAAGCCTGGAATACAGGCCTGGTTCCCAATGATTCTGTGTTTAATACGGTGGTGGGCAATGTCTATTTTGAGCCGGGGGCCAGAAGTAATTGGCACAGGCATCCGGCTGGGCAAATCCTGGTAATCACCGACGGGGAGGGATACCACCAGCTAAAGGGCCAGCCCCGTCAAACCCTCAAAAAAGGGGACGTGGTGAAGTGCCCGCCCAATGTGACCCATTGGCATGGGGCTAGCCCAGCGAAGGGCATGCAGCAACTGTACATTATCCCGAATACCGAAAAAGGCATTGTGGAATGGCTGGAACCCGTGACCGATGAAGAATATCACAAGTCGAAATAA
- a CDS encoding cyclophilin-like fold protein, with protein sequence MKTVPLFLLLLLSLNISTCTGNQKELVEPDTPTSGNMNLRITIGQRVFTATLYDNATVTAFTAKLPMTLTMEELNGNEKYVDLPDNLPTNESNPGTIQTGDLMLYGASTLVLFYKGFSTSYRYTRLGRIHDANGLAAALGAGNATVTYELAQ encoded by the coding sequence ATGAAAACAGTTCCTCTTTTTCTTCTACTGCTCCTCAGCTTAAATATATCTACCTGTACGGGCAATCAGAAAGAGCTTGTGGAGCCAGACACCCCAACTAGTGGGAACATGAACCTAAGGATAACAATTGGCCAGCGCGTATTTACGGCTACGCTCTATGACAATGCTACCGTCACGGCTTTTACCGCGAAGCTGCCGATGACCCTCACCATGGAGGAATTGAACGGAAACGAAAAGTACGTTGACCTACCGGACAATCTGCCAACCAATGAATCCAATCCCGGTACCATCCAAACAGGTGATTTGATGCTATATGGTGCGAGCACCCTGGTGCTTTTCTACAAAGGATTTTCCACCTCCTACAGGTACACCAGACTAGGACGCATCCATGACGCTAACGGGCTTGCTGCCGCATTGGGCGCCGGAAATGCCACGGTAACCTATGAACTGGCGCAATGA
- a CDS encoding IS110 family RNA-guided transposase: protein MVSHVLFSVVGIDVSKATLAVCYQVGEQVKHLEVPNTKAGFQQVIKTCGAHCRFVMEATGTYNLALAYYLHEQGGQVAVLNPLVIRRFIQMHLSKGKTDRKDAQWLLRYGQQQTVTVWQPEESVLVECRQLEQVTEQLLKQKTMVSNSLEALQRQPVISKLACKRLQRLLKALTQQVAAVETELLTLLEQRFAAEMTLLCSIPGIGRKTAGMLLLFAGGFTRLDNYRQLIAMAGLSPREHSSGTSIRGKVRITKMGGGLIRGKLFMCSFAAKKTNAACSALFDRLVAKGKNKKLALIAVCNKLLKQAFAIVKSGVPYQADFTSKLALNA, encoded by the coding sequence ATGGTCTCGCACGTATTATTCTCTGTCGTTGGCATTGACGTGAGCAAAGCCACGCTGGCCGTCTGTTACCAAGTGGGTGAACAAGTCAAGCACTTGGAGGTGCCCAACACCAAAGCTGGCTTTCAGCAGGTAATCAAGACGTGCGGAGCGCACTGCCGGTTCGTGATGGAAGCCACCGGCACCTATAACCTGGCCCTGGCCTATTACCTGCATGAGCAGGGTGGCCAAGTCGCCGTGCTCAATCCCTTGGTCATCCGGCGCTTTATTCAGATGCATCTGAGCAAAGGCAAGACTGACCGCAAGGATGCCCAGTGGCTGCTGCGCTATGGCCAACAGCAGACAGTCACCGTCTGGCAGCCCGAGGAATCCGTACTGGTGGAGTGCCGCCAACTCGAACAGGTGACGGAGCAACTGCTCAAACAGAAAACCATGGTCAGCAACTCGCTCGAAGCGTTGCAGCGCCAACCGGTTATCAGTAAGTTGGCCTGTAAGCGCCTCCAGCGGTTGTTGAAAGCCCTCACCCAGCAGGTAGCAGCCGTGGAGACCGAGCTGCTGACTTTACTGGAACAGCGTTTTGCGGCGGAAATGACCTTGCTGTGCTCCATTCCCGGCATCGGGCGCAAGACGGCGGGCATGTTGCTCTTGTTTGCCGGCGGCTTTACGCGCCTGGATAACTACCGCCAGCTCATTGCCATGGCGGGCCTCTCGCCGCGCGAGCACAGTTCGGGCACGAGTATTCGCGGCAAGGTGCGCATCACCAAGATGGGCGGAGGCTTGATTCGCGGCAAACTGTTCATGTGCAGCTTCGCAGCCAAGAAAACCAACGCGGCCTGTAGCGCGCTTTTTGACCGCCTGGTGGCCAAAGGCAAGAACAAGAAACTCGCCTTGATTGCCGTCTGCAACAAGCTGCTCAAGCAAGCCTTTGCCATCGTCAAATCGGGCGTGCCCTACCAAGCTGATTTTACCTCCAAACTGGCCCTCAACGCTTGA
- a CDS encoding twin-arginine translocation signal domain-containing protein — protein MKENNQPSRRKFIQQTSLATAGVLLASPLPIFSQTAVAKNIRSRAYAAKDASGKLVPWEFERRPVGDNDILIEIKFASICHSDIHQMKGDWGHSPTRRFPVMKSQAL, from the coding sequence ATGAAAGAGAATAATCAACCATCCAGAAGAAAGTTCATTCAACAAACGTCATTGGCCACGGCAGGAGTATTGTTGGCGAGCCCCTTACCAATTTTCTCCCAAACAGCTGTTGCAAAAAACATTAGATCCAGAGCTTACGCTGCTAAAGACGCTTCAGGAAAACTGGTCCCTTGGGAATTTGAACGCAGGCCGGTCGGCGATAATGACATTCTTATTGAGATCAAGTTTGCCAGTATCTGCCATTCCGATATTCATCAGATGAAGGGCGACTGGGGGCACAGCCCTACCCGCAGGTTCCCGGTCATGAAATCGCAGGCATTGTGA
- a CDS encoding IS1182 family transposase, whose protein sequence is MLGFHPIRTSLLKLVPTRHFYQQLLQTVDFSFVRSLFAPFYSAGGRPSLDPVVFVKLLLVGHLENITSDRKLLELAQLHLGIRAFLGYDLAQPLPWHSTLSRTRQRLPVAVFEACFTHIVGLCIQQGLVSGHTQAVDSAYIKANASMSRLQPKRSRASTEATNTVDPTNAPPITASEDRLQHIQRFHAAIRKAAPTKSGRLVSNLTHYSPADPEARICFKTGKIRQLAYTASVSVDAAQHVITHIHADLADWRDSRYLLAIVDSTQQRLQTFALAMTTVVADAGYSSGENYEQLEKRGLTGYIPAHGKYKAEHAGFTYDAVTDRYTCSQGKQLVFDKLILDRQGNPKKRYWAKAADCKHCPLAAQCKGKKAREKRLHHTVYKGQYDRMLARLATRVGQRMRRLRASTVEPVLGSLITYFGVRHITKKGQAGAAKVLYVAAMAYNLKKYLRFNSWQPGGCELVLPAPAPFRWLLLSFCNSHGHYPMFANPP, encoded by the coding sequence ATGCTCGGCTTTCATCCCATTCGGACTTCGCTGCTGAAGCTGGTGCCTACGCGCCATTTCTACCAGCAACTGCTGCAGACCGTCGATTTCAGCTTCGTACGGTCCCTTTTTGCCCCTTTTTACAGCGCGGGCGGCCGTCCCTCGCTCGATCCGGTCGTGTTTGTCAAGTTGCTCTTGGTGGGTCACTTGGAGAACATTACTTCGGATCGCAAACTCTTGGAGCTGGCGCAATTGCATCTGGGCATTCGCGCCTTTTTGGGCTATGACCTGGCCCAGCCCTTGCCCTGGCACAGCACCCTGTCGCGGACGCGGCAACGCCTGCCGGTGGCCGTCTTTGAAGCCTGCTTTACCCACATCGTCGGCCTGTGCATCCAGCAGGGCCTCGTCAGTGGCCATACCCAAGCGGTGGATTCGGCCTACATCAAGGCCAATGCGTCCATGAGCCGGCTCCAGCCCAAGCGTTCGAGGGCATCTACGGAGGCAACCAACACTGTCGACCCTACCAACGCCCCGCCCATCACCGCTTCGGAGGACCGCCTGCAGCATATTCAACGCTTCCATGCCGCGATTCGTAAGGCTGCCCCGACCAAAAGCGGACGACTGGTGAGCAACCTGACCCACTACAGTCCGGCGGATCCGGAGGCCCGGATTTGCTTCAAAACGGGCAAAATTCGCCAATTAGCGTACACCGCCAGTGTGAGTGTCGACGCGGCGCAGCACGTGATCACCCACATCCACGCGGACCTGGCCGACTGGCGCGACAGCCGGTATTTACTCGCCATTGTCGACTCCACGCAGCAGCGCTTGCAGACCTTTGCGCTGGCTATGACCACCGTCGTCGCCGATGCCGGGTACAGCTCCGGGGAAAACTATGAGCAGCTGGAAAAGCGGGGCCTAACCGGCTATATCCCGGCCCATGGCAAGTATAAGGCCGAGCACGCCGGGTTTACCTACGATGCGGTGACGGACCGCTACACCTGTAGCCAGGGCAAACAACTGGTTTTTGATAAGCTGATCCTTGATCGGCAAGGCAACCCGAAGAAACGCTACTGGGCGAAAGCCGCCGACTGCAAGCACTGCCCGCTGGCAGCGCAGTGTAAGGGGAAGAAGGCGCGGGAAAAACGCCTGCATCATACGGTCTACAAAGGGCAGTACGATCGCATGCTGGCGCGCTTAGCTACCCGCGTCGGCCAACGCATGCGCCGGCTGCGGGCGTCGACGGTCGAACCGGTCTTGGGCAGTTTAATTACCTATTTCGGCGTACGCCATATCACCAAAAAAGGCCAGGCAGGGGCTGCCAAGGTGCTGTATGTAGCGGCGATGGCCTACAATCTGAAGAAGTACCTGCGCTTTAACTCCTGGCAGCCCGGCGGGTGCGAGTTAGTGCTTCCAGCACCGGCTCCCTTTCGTTGGCTTCTACTCTCCTTTTGCAACAGCCACGGCCATTATCCTATGTTCGCCAACCCGCCCTAA